The DNA sequence TTTCAGTGCGAAAAACCGGCGGGAACGGAGAAAACTCAGCCTCCCGGAGGTCAATGGCGAGGCGGCCTTTATTGCCGCGACGGGTTTGCAGCACATCCTTCTGCTGACGGGGGAGTCGAAAAAGAAAAGTCCCGTCGGTTATCTCCGGGATTGCGCGGGGGTGCTCAAAAGGCATTTCTCTTCGATCGCTATTGAAGTCTATCCCCTTTCGGAAGAGGATTATGCAAGCCTGGTGGCCCAAGGCGTGGATGGACTGACCCTCTATCAGGAAACCTACGATGAGAATCTCTACCGGGTGCTCCATCCCGCGGGACCGAAAGGGAATTTCCGCTACCGCCTGGAGGCCCCGGAACGGGGTGCCGCGGCCCGGATGAGACAGGTGAATATCGGGGCCCTCCTCGGCCTGGCGGATTGGCGAAGAGAGGTCCTGATGGTCGGGCTCCATGCCCGGTATCTCCAGGATCGCTTCCCCGATGTGGAAATCGGGGCCTCCGTGCCGAGATTGAGGCCCTTCGTGGGCGCCTTCCAGGGTTCTTGCGAGGTCAACGATCAAAACATCGTGCAGATTATTCTGGCCCTGCGACTCTTTCTGCCCCGGCTGGGCATCGCCCTTTCCACCCGCGAAGATTCCCGTTTACGCGATTGCCTGATTCCCCTGGGCATTACCCGGATGTCGGCCGGTTCAGCCACCAGCGTCGGCGGTTATACGACTCCGGCGGGAGCGGAAGAAGCCCTGCCTCAATTCGAGATCGCCGACTCCCGGAGCGTTCCGGAGATCATGGCCCGACTCCGGGAAAGGGGGTACGATCCGGTGTTGAAAGACTGGATACCGGGAATATGAGCACGGCCAAGACCTTCCACGAGCAGCTCATCGAAAAGATCGGCAGACGGAACTTCGAGCGGCTGCAAAGCATCCGGGTCGGAATCGCAGGGGCAGGGGGTCTGGGATCGAACTGTGCGGCCCATCTGGTCCGGGCCGGGTTCCGCAACCTGAAGCTGGTCGATTTCGATGTCGTCGAGGCGGGAAACCTGGACCGCCAGTTTTACTTTGCCGACCAGGTAGGGCAGTACAAGGTCGAAGCCCTCCGCCGGAACCTCCTGCGGATCACCCCCGATCTGGACCTGGAGATTGAAGTCCAGAAAATAGAGAAAGATTCGGTAAACACGTTGTTTTCCCAATGCGCCGTTGTCGCCGAGTGCCTGGATCGCGCCGAGGATAAGAGCATGCTGGTTTCCGAACTGCTGCCCCGGAAAAAATTCGTGGTGGCGGTTTCCGGCCTGGGCGGTTACGGATCGAGCGATGCCATCCGGGTGCATCCCGTCAGGGAAAATCTCGTTCTGGTCGGGGATCTGCAATCCGATATCGCCTTACGGCCCGCCCTTGCCCCAAGGGTCGCCATCGTCGCCGCCAAACAGGCCGATGTCATCCTGGAACATGTGTTGTCCCAATCCACCACGTAAGAAATCCCTTCCCGATCCGGTAATTTCAATAGATACATCTTTTTTTATCACAGAAAATTTGCCGCCGCTGTCCGTAAAGTCCACGAACCGGCGAGATTCGCGATCGTCTCAGGGGTGAATATTTTTTTCTCAGGGAGTTCATCCGGTTTGGGTAATAAGTACCCAGATCTTCTTCGGGGGTATTTGGGCATAAAATCATAACAGTCTGGAATTATGAAGAATTGATCGAGATTTCATGGCGGGATGTACGGGATGGTATAGAAGTTGGATTTGCTATGC is a window from the Syntrophus gentianae genome containing:
- the thiH gene encoding 2-iminoacetate synthase ThiH translates to MSFYDLYCQYRDREWEGDFAAVSEVDVEGVLRREHLTFPDFLVLLSPAAEGFLEPMAQKARALTLRYFGRTIQLYAPLYVSDYCENSCLYCSFSAKNRRERRKLSLPEVNGEAAFIAATGLQHILLLTGESKKKSPVGYLRDCAGVLKRHFSSIAIEVYPLSEEDYASLVAQGVDGLTLYQETYDENLYRVLHPAGPKGNFRYRLEAPERGAAARMRQVNIGALLGLADWRREVLMVGLHARYLQDRFPDVEIGASVPRLRPFVGAFQGSCEVNDQNIVQIILALRLFLPRLGIALSTREDSRLRDCLIPLGITRMSAGSATSVGGYTTPAGAEEALPQFEIADSRSVPEIMARLRERGYDPVLKDWIPGI
- the thiF gene encoding sulfur carrier protein ThiS adenylyltransferase ThiF, whose protein sequence is MSTAKTFHEQLIEKIGRRNFERLQSIRVGIAGAGGLGSNCAAHLVRAGFRNLKLVDFDVVEAGNLDRQFYFADQVGQYKVEALRRNLLRITPDLDLEIEVQKIEKDSVNTLFSQCAVVAECLDRAEDKSMLVSELLPRKKFVVAVSGLGGYGSSDAIRVHPVRENLVLVGDLQSDIALRPALAPRVAIVAAKQADVILEHVLSQSTT